A segment of the Panacibacter ginsenosidivorans genome:
AATTCTCTGTTATGAAAAAGTCAGTTTATCTGGTTGTATTAATCGTTATTATCTTCTTTGCTTGTCAGCGTCAGGTTAGCAATCCCGAATATAACTCGGGCGGAAATAATGCTGATAGTCTTGCAAACGAAAGTATATTGGATGCCAAAGCACCAACTGTTTGCTTTGAAGGTGAAGTATTACCTATCTTTCAAACCAACTGTGCCAAGAGCGGATGTCACGATGCAACCTCACATAAAGAAGGGTATGTATTTGATAATTACAAACATATTACTGCAAAAGGCATAGTGCCTTACCAGCCGCATGAAAGTGAAGTGTACCAGGTGATTGCAGAAGGAGAAATGCCTCCAAAAGGTAATCCCAAATTAACAACAGAGCAGGTTACGCTCATAAGAAGATGGATAAGGCAAGGCGCTTTAAATACAAAGAACTGCATTACATGCGACACCACGCAATATACCTACAGCGGAACTATATCAGGAATTTTTGAAACAAATTGTATTGGTTGCCATAGCACCAACAATGCTAGTGGTGGTATAGATCTGTCAACTTATGCAGGCGCATCAGTAGTAGCGCTTAATGGACGATTGGTAGGCGCTGTAACACATGCTCCGGGATATTCACCAATGCCACAGAATGCCCCAATGCTGCCCGATTGCAACATAACACAGATCGAAAAATGGGTAGCTGCAGGTGCTCCCAATAATTAAGTAATTAAATTTTTGAGCCCGGCCATCTAACTTTTGTTGATCGCCTGTTGCGTCGCACTCTTGTACTTTGGTGCAAAATGCAACAGGTGATCTTTCTATTTTAAAACAAAGACCGCTATAGTTACAATTGTATCATTATCCGGCACAACTATATTTTCCTGTTGTATTACAAAAGGAAGTATTCTTCCAATAAATGTTTTTGCCATTAAACGCTGTGGTGTACTCAGTATAACAGTGATTCCTTTTTTTAAAAACAATAAAAGCATATTGTAGAGCGCATCAAATATCTCAGGTGCATAATTAATATCACTTAGTAACACAACATCAGCAGAAAAATCAACGGGCAATTTTTGCCAGTCAAACACAGTTGCTTTTATGTTGGTACACCTGTTGTATAAAACAGATTGCTGCACAACTTCAATTGCATCAGCTGAGTGATCGCTGCAGCAAACAATGGCCGCATATTTTGCAGCAACAAACGATGGTAATGCAAGCCCTGCAGCAAGTTCCGCAACGTTTTTATTTTTTACAAAATGATTATGCTCTATTATAAAGTTGGATAAAGCATAAGCTGCAGGCCATATTTTAGCCCAGTAAGGAAAAGGCGTTGCATCATTAATATCTCTCTGCTGTTTATATACGCTTTGCACCTGCGCACGCTCAGGTACATACACATGAATATTTATTTCTTTAAATGCAAATTCCTGTAACTGCAGTTGATATAACATCTGTACAAATGTAAATTGAATGGCTTTATGATGCACAGCGTTCTGAACGTACAAGTGAGTGACACAACAGGTGATGCCACTAATACCAAAGCCTGGGTAAAAAAATTTATTTACAGAAGCAGTTCTTTCGCCAGCGTATTACAGCACTCCATCATTATATTTTCAGTTATCTTGCTTATACAAACGATTAAAGTATGAAACATTTTGCAACTATATCTTTTCTTGCTTTATTGATCTGCCATCTGCCTGTCAATATCTTTTCGCAAACAATAAATCTTTTCGATGGAAAAGATCTGAATGGATGGCATGCAGATGTTCCTGAACTGGACACTAATAAAAGTGCGGTCTTTCCTTTTATTATCCGCAATGGGATGCTGGTAAGTCTTGGCACACCACAAGGGCATTTAATAACAGATACAGTATACCAGAATTACAGGCTTGCAGTAGAATACCGCTTTGCAGGTGTGCCGGGCAATTGTGGTGTGCTGGTGCATGCATCTACCCCAAGAGCATTGTATAAGATGTTTCCCAAATCAATAGAAGCACAAATGATGCATGATAATGCAGGCGATTTCTGGTGCATTGTAGAAGATATAAAAGTGCCCGATATGGAAAAACGTCGTGGACCAAAAGAAAACTGGGGCATTACAGAAGGTAAAGAAAGACGCATCATTAATCTTACAGACAGTTCTGAAAAACCTGTGGGTGAATGGAACACAATGATAGTTGAATGTGTGGGCCGGTCAATTAAGATATGGGTAAACGGCGATCTCGTAAATTATGGCTTTGATTGCACAGCAGATAAAGGAAATATTGCAATACAGGCAGAGGGGTCAGAAGTTGAATTTCGCAAAGTGCAGTTAACGCCTATTACAAAACTTTCTGCAGATGATGCACACAAATAAATTCATTTCGGTAATTTTTTCCACACATTTCAATTTGTGATATAAAGGTTTTACGCTGATTATGCCTGCAAAGAATGGATTAATATATACAGGCATCTCTTTTGCACTGATTGATTTGTAAAATCAAGAAAAATGAAAACAAACAGATCAGGTTTATTAATGATAGTAACCATAGCAATGATAGCAGTGTCTTCCTGCTCAGTAGAATATCGTGCAAGGCATCCAAGGCCAAGGCCAAAACGAGTTATTGTTGTTGGTAAAACAGATACCAATGAAAAAATAAATACTGACAAACAGGAAAGCAATACAAACGAAGCAACCATTGCAGTATATTAATCTGGTTGAAATTATTTAAAAAGCCAGGCATTCAGATGCCTGGCTTTTTAATAATTATATGTTTGCATCAGTTTAGAAAGAAAAATATTGCTTTCAATACTGGTCAAAAAAAGTTTATGTGGACATGCCCTTTGTGCAACAGGCAATTTGTTAAGAGCAACCAACAACATTCCTGCAATGATAAAACATTAGCAGATTTTCTTAAAGGAAAATCCCAGCATACTATTTCACTTTTCTGGCATTTTACTCAATGTTATGAACAGATCGGCAACATTGCTATACAACCCACAAAAACAATGATCGCTTTTGCAGCAAAGAAACGCTTCGCTTACATAACACGGCTCGGTAAAGATTTTATTGATATTGTTCTTCCGTTTAAAGAACCTTACAACGATAATTTATGTTTTCATAAAATAGCAAAAGTGCCAGGCCAGCAGCAATTCAATCACCATTTTCGTATGCAACAAACAGATGATGTGAATGAAGAAGTGCAACATTTTATGAAGCTGGCATATGAAAGTGGTTTGTAATTTTTTGTACCCTGCAACACAATATGCATATAGCTCTCGTTGCGTCGCACACTTGTACTTGTATCTCATTTTTCAGCAATACTAACCGAATAACTATTCTGCAGTTTCAAATATTCATTTTACTTTCATTATCACAGTTAGTTATTTTTGCTCCACTGCATAAAAGGAAATATTTAATGATCATGTATGAATGTTAGTCCACCCGAGCTCAGAACAGTTAATG
Coding sequences within it:
- a CDS encoding c-type cytochrome domain-containing protein; amino-acid sequence: MKKSVYLVVLIVIIFFACQRQVSNPEYNSGGNNADSLANESILDAKAPTVCFEGEVLPIFQTNCAKSGCHDATSHKEGYVFDNYKHITAKGIVPYQPHESEVYQVIAEGEMPPKGNPKLTTEQVTLIRRWIRQGALNTKNCITCDTTQYTYSGTISGIFETNCIGCHSTNNASGGIDLSTYAGASVVALNGRLVGAVTHAPGYSPMPQNAPMLPDCNITQIEKWVAAGAPNN
- a CDS encoding class I SAM-dependent methyltransferase, which codes for MLYQLQLQEFAFKEINIHVYVPERAQVQSVYKQQRDINDATPFPYWAKIWPAAYALSNFIIEHNHFVKNKNVAELAAGLALPSFVAAKYAAIVCCSDHSADAIEVVQQSVLYNRCTNIKATVFDWQKLPVDFSADVVLLSDINYAPEIFDALYNMLLLFLKKGITVILSTPQRLMAKTFIGRILPFVIQQENIVVPDNDTIVTIAVFVLK
- a CDS encoding 3-keto-disaccharide hydrolase; the protein is MKHFATISFLALLICHLPVNIFSQTINLFDGKDLNGWHADVPELDTNKSAVFPFIIRNGMLVSLGTPQGHLITDTVYQNYRLAVEYRFAGVPGNCGVLVHASTPRALYKMFPKSIEAQMMHDNAGDFWCIVEDIKVPDMEKRRGPKENWGITEGKERRIINLTDSSEKPVGEWNTMIVECVGRSIKIWVNGDLVNYGFDCTADKGNIAIQAEGSEVEFRKVQLTPITKLSADDAHK
- a CDS encoding DUF5655 domain-containing protein, producing MWTCPLCNRQFVKSNQQHSCNDKTLADFLKGKSQHTISLFWHFTQCYEQIGNIAIQPTKTMIAFAAKKRFAYITRLGKDFIDIVLPFKEPYNDNLCFHKIAKVPGQQQFNHHFRMQQTDDVNEEVQHFMKLAYESGL